Proteins co-encoded in one Gossypium arboreum isolate Shixiya-1 chromosome 11, ASM2569848v2, whole genome shotgun sequence genomic window:
- the LOC108472880 gene encoding uncharacterized protein LOC108472880, with protein sequence MIEEIQMEGNSHKGKGRSARKKKSAIDEGEKEGGDLMECSGKYCGSCTAGVIADCVAICCCPCALLNFLTLALIKLPWKMGRRCLGFGKMKRKRKKTSATVNEGDENFRGRVRVEQEIWEFPAGFEEEEEEMGTFGARFEAESVWLELYQIGHWGFGRVSFTGI encoded by the coding sequence atgATTGAAGAAATTCAAATGGAAGGGAATTCACATAAAGGAAAAGGAAGATCTGCAAGGAAAAAGAAGAGCGCCATTGatgaaggagaaaaagaaggtggggatttgatggagtgtTCAGGCAAGTATTGTGGATCATGCACCGCTGGTGTAATCGCCGATTGTGTCGCAATCTGTTGTTGCCCTTGTGCTTTGCTCAACTTTTTGACACTTGCATTGATTAAGCTACCGTGGAAAATGGGGAGGAGGTGTTTGGGGTTCGGGAAAATGAAGAGAAAACGCAAGAAAACTAGTGCTACTGTTAATGAAGGTGACGAGAATTTCAGAGGGAGGGTAAGGGTAGAACAGGAAATCTGGGAATTTCCAGCAggatttgaagaagaagaagaagaaatggggACATTTGGTGCCAGATTTGAAGCCGAGAGTGTTTGGTTAGAGCTGTATCAGATTGGCCATTGGGGTTTTGGGAGGGTTTCCTTCACTGGTATTTAA